Sequence from the Fodinibius salicampi genome:
ATTTAAGCAATGTGTCATATATGTCCCGGTAGATTTTAAAATGATTAGGTCGTGAGAATATAATGTATAGTGATTCAAAAGAAATGCAGTTATTAGTGAGGATGGACTGATCCTGATATTGGAATTCCTGGTGGATTTGGAACGGGGATTGAGTTTCAGAAAAAGGGTATAGTGAACAAACCCGGGGATCAGAATATCCACCCTGATTGCGATGACAGGAGGCTTATCGATAATCTTATAGGAGTAGGTTGGAGGAATTTACACTTGGAATTGTACTGTTAGGTTTTACGCCGATAATCATGGCTAGATATTTTCAGTATACCCGTAAAACGGGTAAGCTGTATCTTTTTAAGGAAATAGCCGTTTCTTTGACCTTTTCTGTCGGTATAGCTGTAAATAATAGGATACATTATACTTATCAAGGATTACTATAATATCCGATAGATATTTGCCAATATATGAATAGTTAAAGAGGGAAAAGGCTGTAGGTAAATCTCCCACAAAGTTCTAATACGAGTAGACGATTTATTTCGTGGAAATCACTATAAAAAGGCGTTTCAGTATTTTGCATTTAATTATGATTAATGCCATGGTAAATATAAATCAAAGATAATCATGGACTCATGACTTCACAACTACGTATTCTGGTTTATAATTCTCATGATATCAATTAGATTTATATCGCTTTTTGACTCACGATATTTTAGGTAAATGACCTACAAATAAATACGCTTTATCAGCCTAGTTTGCGATAGGTTAAACAAATAATTTTAAAAACATGTGACAATATGAATATCCAAAAAATTCTGGTACCCATAGATTTCTCGGAATGTTCAAAAACGGCAACTTTATTTAGCTTTGAATTAGCAATAAAGCTTGATGCTCGATTATATTTAATGCACTCAATGGACAATATTTTTTCTATGCCATTAGAAGAATTTAAGGAAGAGTTAACTAAAAATGAGCGTTTCCAGCAAGTAAAAGTAAAGACCATAACAGAAGTCGGGGATCCTGATTTGTCAATACTTACAGAAGCGCAGGTATTGGATGCGGATCTCATCGTAATGGGAAGCAAGGGTAGTTCCGGTGGCAAAAAACTGTTGGGAAGCACGACCACAAGAGTTGTTTCTAAATCCAATATCCCGGTACTTGCTATACCCCAGAACAATTCATATGCCGATTTTGAGGATATGGTGTTTATGACTGATTTCAAAGAAGGAGACTTATCCGCATTGTTGGAAATATCACATTGGGCCCGGTATTTTAATGCCAATCTGCATGTTCTTCATATTTTTACTGATGATTCTCTTGAGGAATTGATCAAATTCAGAGGATTTAAGGAAGTCGCTAGAGAACAGGTAGTCTATGAAAAGCTATTCTTTGAGCGGATTTTTAACTCATCTTTTGAAGAGGGATTTTTTAATTATTTAAAAACGCGCAATTCCAATCTGTTTATTTTGCCGCGATACAAAAAAGCCCCCTTTCAAAAACTGATAAAAAAAGATCACGCTCGACAAATTGAGTTCGAGTCCAACATACCCTTTCTCAGTTTACCAGCAGAAAAATTTATAGGGAAGGAACAACAGCACAATACTCTCAAACAATAGAGTGTTTCACTCTTTCCATTTAAATTCGATCTTAATACTAGTGGAAGTAACATCAGATTTAGTACGACGGTCTACATCTATATTTAAAATTACATTTTTGGGTATATCCAGCTTAAAATCATCAGGAAACGCAATATTACCTTACCGGAGACTACTGATCCAAAACCTCAAATATCCCGAGTTCCGATCATTTATTTTAAAGTAATTTTTGTACTCGCCAAAGCTACAGAAGTACTTTTCGACATAGAATCATAATAATTTACAAAGCGGTTGGTTTCGGGGGAGTCATAGGGCGCCAGATTTTGAGCCCATCGAAATGCTATGGGCTGGTAATATAATTTAGTATCGATTTGCAATGGTCCTTCTATATCCTTCAGATTTATACGGAATCGGATACGATCGGTCCCGCCAATGAAATCCTCATCATCAAATGCCTGACCCTGTACCGCAATATCTTCTTTAGCTGTGGATTTGTCGAAGCCATCTGGCAGAATCCTGTTGTCTTTAATAAATTGGATTGCGGTTAGCAGACCCGTGGTCACCTTACCATCAGGGTCGGCCATAATAGCTTCGTAAACTTGTACTTGGTCCTGACTTGTTATTTCTGAATAGTGCGGTTCATATTTTCCATCGTTATCATCGTTGGCATTACCAACAATTGAACCATCCGGACGGACCGCTCCGGATTCAAAAACGATACTACCGTTTCGATCGGTAACGGAAAAATGAATCCAAACACGTCTGGATGGATATGCTGTCGGCAATTTATGGCCTGCCAGATTATTGATAGTAACATCAACTATGGCCTGATTATTTTCCATATAAGCGTTTGCTATCGAAATTTGAGCAGATTTGGTTTGCAGGTGATCTATGGTACGATTGATAGCAGCGTCCATTTCTTGAGGTAAAGCCTGTACGCCCAGTTCATCACGGTATCGATTAAGCATACTCATCATAAAAAAGTTACCACCCCGGAAGGAGTGTCGGGAGACATTTTTGCGGGGTTGTCCCCATACCGAAGATATAA
This genomic interval carries:
- a CDS encoding universal stress protein — encoded protein: MNIQKILVPIDFSECSKTATLFSFELAIKLDARLYLMHSMDNIFSMPLEEFKEELTKNERFQQVKVKTITEVGDPDLSILTEAQVLDADLIVMGSKGSSGGKKLLGSTTTRVVSKSNIPVLAIPQNNSYADFEDMVFMTDFKEGDLSALLEISHWARYFNANLHVLHIFTDDSLEELIKFRGFKEVAREQVVYEKLFFERIFNSSFEEGFFNYLKTRNSNLFILPRYKKAPFQKLIKKDHARQIEFESNIPFLSLPAEKFIGKEQQHNTLKQ